The proteins below come from a single Vitis vinifera cultivar Pinot Noir 40024 chromosome 9, ASM3070453v1 genomic window:
- the LOC100263834 gene encoding uncharacterized protein LOC100263834 — protein sequence MATASVSATTSSLLLSPSKPTPPIKFRFRFRVRASSAMATQVAPAVIVGGGRVGRALQGMGSGDDLLVKRGDSVPLDFAGPILVCTRNDDLDAVLESTPKSRWSDLVFFQNGMLEPWLQSKGLSDADQVLAYFAVSKLGEPPIDGKTDTNPEGLTAAYGKWASAVAGRLHAGGLSCKVLDKEAFQKQMLEKLIWISAFMLVGARHPGATVGVVEKEFRSEVSSLIGELASAAAVEKGIVFDEGMEDRLCAYSRAVSHFPTAAKEFKWRNGWFYSLSQKAIAEGKPDPCPLHTEWLKELKIV from the exons ATGGCCACTGCATCAGTTTCAGCCACTACCTCTTCTCTTCTCCTCTCTCCTTCAAAACCCACTCCCCCAATTAAGTttaggtttaggtttagggttagggcttCATCTGCAATGGCCACCCAGGTGGCGCCCGCGGTGATCGTTGGCGGCGGAAGAGTCGGCAGAGCCCTGCAGGGCATGGGCTCCGGAGACGATCTCCTCGTGAAGAGAGGGGATTCTGTGCCGCTCGATTTCGCCGGACCCATCTTGGTCTGCACCAGGAACGATGATCTGGATGCTGTTCTTGAGTCCACTCCCAAGTCTCGCTGGAGCG ATTTGGTTTTTTTCCAGAATGGGATGCTGGAGCCATGGCTTCAAAGTAAAGGTCTGAGTGATGCAGACCAAGTTTTGGCATATTTTGCTGTATCAAAGCTTGGAGAACCTCCTATTGATGGGAAAACAGATACTAATCCTGAGGGATTGACAGCAGCATATGGGAAATGGGCGTCTGCTGTAGCTGGAAGATTACATGCTGGAGGCCTTTCTTGCAAG GTCCTTGACAAGGAAGCCTTTCAGAAGCAGATGTTAGAGAAGCTAATATGGATCTCAGCTTTCATGCTTGTTGGTGCTCGTCATCCTGGAGCAACTGTAGGTGTCGTGGAGAAGGAATTTCGCTCTGAG GTGTCTAGCCTCATTGGAGAACTTGCATCTGCTGCTGCAGTGGAAAAGGGGATAGTGTTTGACGAAGGCATGGAGGACAGATTATGTGCATACTCACGGGCTGTAAGTCACTTTCCAACAGCAGCTAAGGAG TTCAAATGGAGAAATGGTTGGTTCTATTCACTCTCCCAAAAGGCAATTGCAGAAGGAAAACCAGATCCATGCCCACTACATACAGAATGGCTCAAAGAACTGAAAATTGTCTAG